The genomic region CCGTAATCGCTAGATATTGATTACGAGTTAGTTTTTCTTTCAAAAATATTCGTGACAGTATCACGGAAACTACTGAATAAGCAGACATCATCGGCGCTACTATAACGGCATTTGAACTGATCGCATAGACATAAAAAAATTGTCCTAAGGTTTCAAAACTCGCAGCAAGGCCACGACTGATTTGGTCCTTGGCTCGGAAAGATTGTTTTTTTATTATTACAACATAGACAAAAACAATGATGGCTACTAAAAGCCAAGTAAACTCATAAGATAAGTTTGCCTGCATCTCTAACGTTCCATCATCAAATGCGGCATAAGCATCGAAAAACCATGCATCAGCAAATGTTCCCAGTGAGTCTAAAAATGCGTATAAGAGTGGAAAGATTAAGGCTAAGGCACCATATTTGTACTTTCGATCAATTACTTCTTTCTTTTCAATACGTTCTTGCTCTGCAAGCTGATGTTCAAACACTCCTAGTAAAATAACACCCATGGTAATTAAAAAAACAGCACCAAATTGAATTCCGGTCATAGTTTGTCCCAAAAATATAAAAGTCATCAGTCCGGCAATAGCACCGGATGAATTTTGGACAGGTGACGAAACCGAAAGCTCTAAAAAGCGTAAACCCGCATACCCAATCGCCATCGATAAAATATAAAAAAATGATACCGGTAAATATTTAATTAAATAAGTTGGGTCGTATTGGATATCATTGACTAAAAGAATGTAGAGAGCATGGAGACCCATTATAAACCCCACCAAGATGACTGTTTTTAAATAACTGTATTTATCATCGGGATCAGCACCTTTTTTATAAAATAAATCAGCTGTTCCCCATGCAACCGTTGCAACAAGAGCAGGAATAAACCACCACAATACTATCAACTCCTTTTTTTTGAAATACTGTATGAGTATACTAGAAAAATGATCCATTAGACAAGGTTTATTTTCTAACCCTATGTCCAATTGAATAATATTATTATTGGCTATTTTACGTCTGGCATGCTATCATGTTTATATATTATGCGCACTAAATGAATGGCGCAATAAGGAGAGTATATTTATGAAATTAAATGCAGAAAAAAGAGAACGCCTTGGTACATCAGCTTCTAAACAGGCGAGAAGAGATAACAAAATACCTACAATCATTTACGGACGTGATATTGAAACAACCCCAGTCCTAGTTGATCGTAAGGAATTTGATGACATTTTAAGAAAACTTGGTCGTAACGCTGTCTTTAACGTCGTACTAGATGGTAAAGAAATTCGCGTATTGATTAAAGAAATCTCAATGTCCGCGTTAAAACCAGAAGTTTATAACGTAGAGTTAAACGCTCTTACAAAAGGGCAAAAGGTTACTGTTGAAGTTGCTGTTGTTATTCACGGCGCTGAAGAAATTAAAGAAGGCGTTGTAACACAGCCATTAACTGAAATTGAAATTGAAACTGAGCCAGGAAATATCCCAACTGAAATCACATATGATATTAGCGAACTAGTCATTGGTGATACAGTTGCAGTTTCTGATTTAGTTGTTCCAGAAAATGTTGAAGTACTAACAGAACCTGAAACAACAGTTGTTATGGTTTCTGCACCTCGACTAGAAGAAGAGCCAGCAACAGATGATGAAGTAGCTGAACCAGAAGTAATCGGCGAAGAAGAAGAATAATATATTTCATTTCACCCGTTTATCGTATTACTACGATAAACGGGTTTTTTGATAATTGAATTCTCTTTACGTATATGCTATAAATTCATTAGAAAGCTCTCATTTAGAAAGGAGTTCTTCTTATGTCCGTATATTACCACTCTACCCGTGACCGAAAGTAGCTACGACGAAATCGCTTATACCGTCTTAAGTACTTATTTAACTGACTTTACCGAAACTGAGCTACTAGCGTGTATCTAAGTCTATCAAGAAAAGTTTCTACCTGAATCGGTTACTCCACTCGTAAAAGTTAAAAGTAGTTATTATCTGGAGCTATTCCATGGCCTACCCTAGCATTTAAAGATGTAGCGCTCTCTATTCTTTCTAAGTTTATGAGACGAGCTGCGAAAAAAACAATAATGATAAAGACATTGTTATTTTAACAGTAACAAGTGGTGATACAAGAAAAGCAGCTTTGGATGGTTTCTCTAATGTTCCGGGAACGCGCATAATTTTTTTCTATCCTAAAGATGGTGTTAGTGAGTTTCAAGAACGCCAGATGTTAACACAATCCGGTCATAATGTTTCGGTAATCGCTGTGGAAGGTAATTTCGATGAGGCACAAAATGAAGTTAAAAACCTATTTGTAGACGAGAAATTAAAAAAGGAATTAACAGAAAATAATTTAATATTTTCTTCTGCTAATTCCATTAATATTGGAAGGTTGATTCCCCAAATTGTTTATTACATTCATACATATGGAAAACTATTGAATGACAAGCGCATTCAAGCTGGCGATTTTATGAATGTTACTATTCCAACCGGAAATTTTGGAAATATATTAGCAGCTTATTATGCGCAACAGATGGGGTTGCCTATTAAAAAATTGATTGTTGCTTCAAATGAAAATAATGTCTTAAGTGATTTTTTTCATTCTGGTATTTACAATCGTAAACGCGAATTTATACGAACACACTCCCCTTCCATGGACATCTTGGTATCCAGCAATTTAGAACGACTCTTGTATCACTTATCAAATAATACAGATACTGTAAAAAATTATATGACTGCTCTCTCTAATGATGGCTTTTACGAGGTAACGGCAGAAATAATAGCAAAAGCAAAAGATTTCTATGCCGACTTTGCTTCTGAAATAGATGTCCTTCAAGAGATTAAGCGGGTCTTTGATGAGACGGGTTACCTCTTAGATCCACATACAGCCGTTGCATCTATTGTAGCTGAAAAACATAACGATCACCTTCCCATGATTATCGCTGCAACAGCAAGTCTATACAAGTTCCCTAAAACTGTTTTAACCGCATTAGATGTTGATTTAAAATCTTCCACGTTAGAATCTGCCCTCTTGCATTTAGCAAAGTTAAACAAACAAACCTTGCCACTATCTGTTGAGAAAGCTTTATACGATGATTTTCTACATCACACCAGTATTCCTATTTCTAAGATGAAGCAAGCAGTTCTAGAGAAACTTAATTTATAAAACAAATCATTCGTTATTTTAGAAACAATACTATATAATTTGCTTTATCTATTTAAGGAGGAACAAACAGTATGGAAATTTTTGTGATTTTAGGCTTGTTATTTATCTTTACCATCTTTTTATTCATCATCTATCGCATGTCTACTAAACATATTAAATTTACAACACGCGTCTTCACAGCGCTGATTATAGGGGTCGTATTTGGTTCAGTTATTCAGCTAGTATGGGGATCTGACAGTTCAATCACACGGACCTTTATTGATTGGGCTAATATTGTAGGCTCCGGTTATGTTCGCTTTTTACAAATGCTGATTATGCCACTTATTTTCGTCTCTATCGTTGGAGCATTTACTAAAATAGAAGAAACGGGAAAATTAGGTAAAATTAGTGTAGCTGTTTTGGCTACTTTACTTGGGACAACAGCGATTGCTGCTTTCGTGGGTTGGGCTTCTGTCCTCTTGTTTAATTTAGACGGTGCACAGTTTACGGAAGGGGTAGCTGAATCGGCTCAAATTCTCGCTTTGGCAGATCGTCAAAGCCAAGTAGAAGGGTTGACTATACCTGGTCAAATTCTTTCTTTTATTCCCACAAATATTTTTGAAGATTTCGCTGGTTTAAGAAGTACCTCGACCATTGCGACGGTTATTGTTTCCTCCTTTACAGGCGTTGCCTATATGGGTATCAAACGTAAAGAGCCAGAATATGCCGCAAGTTTTAAACATGGTCTTGATACGCTTCATGCGATTGTTATGCGGATTGTTACACTCGTTTTACGTCTAACTCCTTATGGAATTTTGGCTTTATCAATCCGAATGATGGCAACTTCTAGTTTCCAAGCAATTGTTAATCTTGGAGTCTTCGTGCTCGCCTCTTATAGTGCCTTAATTGTTGTCTTATTGGTTCACAGTGCAATTTTGCTGACGCAAAAGGTGAATCCTTTAACGTTCTTTAAAAAGTCCTTTCCAGCATTAAGTTTTGCTTTTTCATCCCGATCCAGTGCTGGTACCTTGCCACTCAATATTAAAACGCAAACAGAAGCCTTAGGTGTTGACTCAGCTTCGGCAAACTTCTCGGCTAGCTTTGGTGTTTCTATCGGCCAAAATGGTTGTGCGGGTGTTTACCCGGCAATGCTTGCAACTATCATTGCGCCATCAGTTGGAATTGATGTCACAAGCATCGGCTTTTTACTCTCACTGGTACTTGTTGTCACCATTAGTTCATTTGGTGTTGCCGGTGTCGGTGGTGGTGCGACCTTTGCAGCTTTGATTGTTTTAAGTACATTGAATTTGCCAGTCGCTATTGTTGGTTTAGTTATTTCTGTTGAACCAATCATTGATATGATGCGAACAATGGTTAATGTTAATGGTTCCATGCTTGCAGGTGTTGTTTCTTCAAATGTCATTAATGAATTTGATGGACAAGTCTTCACTGATACAGAAGCAACAGTTGAAAGGGAAGCGCTTTAATCTAAGTAAATTTAAGGAGTCTGGGATTTTTTCCAGACTCCTTTTTTGGTATGATAAATGTGACTCAAAAAAGGAGAATGTTTATGTCTGAAAAAAATACCGGCTACTTAGCCCAATTTTATAAGAAGTCGCAAACAGAACGTATACAAGCTTTAATCCAGGCGGGCTTTCTAGAAAAGGAAAAACAAGATGCGTTTGATGATCAGTTAGCGATTTCCTTAGATATTGCTAACGGGATGATTGAAAATCAAATTGCCACCTATCAACTTCCTTTTGGTATTGCTACTAATTTTTTAATTGATGGGAAGGACTATGTTATCCCTATGGCTATTGAAGAACCTTCTGTTATTGCTGCTGCCAGCTCTGCTGCTAAATTAGTTGCACAATACGGTGGGTTTCAAACAGCAGTCACGGATCGTCTGATGATTGGACAAGTTATTTTAACGGACGTTCCTCATTTAAGTGAAGCAATCGCAATCCTCCATGACAATGAAATTGAAATTATTCAAGCAGCTAATCAAGCGCATCCTTCTATTGTTAAACGGGGTGGCGGCGCGGATGGTATACGAATTCGCGAGATTGCAGAGGATTTAACAGTAGGAAGTCCTAGCTTTTTAATTATCCATTTGCATGTGGAGACGCTTGAAGCGATGGGTGCCAATATTATTAATACGATGATGGAAGCCATTATTCCCATGCTAGAAAATCTTACCAATGGAAATGCGTTGATGGGAATTTTATCAAATTACGCGACTGAATGTTTAGCCACCGCAACGTGCCGTCTTCCGGTATCTGCTCTCGCCAAAGATAATTGGTCCGGCGTGGAAGTGCGCGACCGTCTTATATTAGCAGCTCAAGTGGCCACTGTTGATCCCTATCGCGCTGTTACGCATAACAAAGGCATTATGAATGGCATTGATGCCATTGTTCTTGCAAGTGGAAATGATTGGCGCGCGATTGAAGCAGGCGCACATGCTTATGCTTCACGCAGCGGTCAATACCGTAGTCTTTCTAGTTGGCGCAAAGCTGATAATGGTGATTTAATCGGTGAATTGACGCTTCCACTTTCAATTGGTACGGTCGGGGGTTCGATTTCCTTTCATCCAGGTGCTCAAATGGCTCATCATTTATTGGGAAATCCTGACGCCGAAACACTTGAAGCAATTATCGCGAGTGTTGGTTTAGCACAGAATTTCTCAGCACTACGAGCACTCGTTACTGAAGGTATTCAACAAGGTCATATGGGCCTACATGCGCGCTCATTAGCTATTAGTGCAGGTGCAAGTAGAGAAGAAATCGACCAAGTTGCAACACAATTAAAAACCGTAAAGAATATGAATCTAGCGACTGCTAAAGAAATATTAAAAAATATCCAAAAAAAATAAGCACAGGCTTTTGCCTGTGCTCTGTTTTTTATTTTACGAATTTATTTGTAAATGTAACAAATTCTTGTGTAACACTTTTTAGGAATTCTGCTGTACTTGCATTTGCAACTTCACCTGTCTCACCTAATAATTCGGATGAGTTAGCAATGTAGACTTCTGGTTGTTGCATAGTAGGCATATCCAAGAAAGTTAGTGATTGACGTAAAATGTGGTTTGCTAGCGCTCCAGAAATACCTGATAACGATTGTGAAGCCACTAATGCCGGTTTTCCAGCCCAAATATTTTCTCCCCAAGGACGAGATGCAACATCTAATGCATTTTTCAATGCTGCTGGTACACTACGGTTATGTTCTGGTGTGGCAAAGATAATAGCATCTTGTGCAGCCACTTGCTCACGGAATCTTGTGTATTCTGCAGGTGAATCAGCATCATAATCTTGGTTATATAATGGAAGATTCGCAATTTCGATAAATGTTACTTCTGCGTCTTTAGGCAATCCTGCAACTAGCCCATTTGCTAGCGTTTGAGAAAATGAATTTTTACGAATTGATCCTACAATTACACCATACTTTGTCATATAAAAAACTCCCTTTAAGTAAATTTTCCTTGCTTATATAACTAATGCTAACATCTCGAATTTGAAATATCAAGTTTCATGCTTTTATTTTACAATATAGGAGCGTTTATGATCTTTTACTTCTACTAAACGACATGCTGAAGAATCATTTGCTGTATCAATTGTCAGAGCTGAACCATCTTCAGGTAGATTTTGTGTAAACATAGCCTCATATTCAGCAACCGTTACTTGCTGGCGTTTTGCCAATAGTTCGGTATATTTATCAGAAGCTAGCCCCTTTTTGAAATCTTCAGCGATCAGACCTGTAAAGAATTCTCCAACCGCGCCTGATCCATAACTGAAAAGACCAATTCGGTCACCCGCCTTTAGCCCTTTTCCATTTTCTAGAAGGGATAATAAGTTTAAATATAAAGAGCCCGTATAAATATTTCCTACTAAACGGTTAAACGCCAGGCTCTCTTCAAAAATAGCTGATAGAGCCTTTTGTTTAGCATCGTCCGCTTCAGGTAATACTTCTTGCAGTGCTTTTTTACCCATTTTCGTATAAGGTAAATGAAAAGAAAAGGCCTTTATATCTGCTATACTACGATTGGTTTTTTCTTTATACAAGTTCCAAACCGTATTAAAGAAAGAAAGATATTGTTCGTTTGAATATTTTCCATCAACCATGGCATATTCTGAATAAACAGGACGCCAAAAGTCCATAATGTCTTTGGTTGTATAAGCAGAATCTTTTTCTAAAATTAAAATAGTTGGATCTGCACTCACAAGCAGTGCCATTGCACCTGCTCCTTGCGTGACTTCGCCACCCGTTGCTAACCCATAACGCGCAACATCTGTTCCAATTACCAAAGCCTTACGATCTGGGTGTAAGGTAACATAGTCTTTGGCCATTTGTAAGCCTGCAGTTGCTGCATAACACGCGTGTTTGATTTCAAAGGATCGTGCATGAGGTTGAATATTTAATAATTCATGAACATAAACGGCCGAGGACTTAGAAGCATCAAAGGCACTTTCAGTTCCCACAATGACTAAATCG from Jeotgalibaca dankookensis harbors:
- a CDS encoding DMT family transporter yields the protein MWWFIPALVATVAWGTADLFYKKGADPDDKYSYLKTVILVGFIMGLHALYILLVNDIQYDPTYLIKYLPVSFFYILSMAIGYAGLRFLELSVSSPVQNSSGAIAGLMTFIFLGQTMTGIQFGAVFLITMGVILLGVFEHQLAEQERIEKKEVIDRKYKYGALALIFPLLYAFLDSLGTFADAWFFDAYAAFDDGTLEMQANLSYEFTWLLVAIIVFVYVVIIKKQSFRAKDQISRGLAASFETLGQFFYVYAISSNAVIVAPMMSAYSVVSVILSRIFLKEKLTRNQYLAITAILIGIIILSFE
- a CDS encoding 50S ribosomal protein L25; the encoded protein is MKLNAEKRERLGTSASKQARRDNKIPTIIYGRDIETTPVLVDRKEFDDILRKLGRNAVFNVVLDGKEIRVLIKEISMSALKPEVYNVELNALTKGQKVTVEVAVVIHGAEEIKEGVVTQPLTEIEIETEPGNIPTEITYDISELVIGDTVAVSDLVVPENVEVLTEPETTVVMVSAPRLEEEPATDDEVAEPEVIGEEEE
- the thrC gene encoding threonine synthase; this encodes MLTVTSGDTRKAALDGFSNVPGTRIIFFYPKDGVSEFQERQMLTQSGHNVSVIAVEGNFDEAQNEVKNLFVDEKLKKELTENNLIFSSANSINIGRLIPQIVYYIHTYGKLLNDKRIQAGDFMNVTIPTGNFGNILAAYYAQQMGLPIKKLIVASNENNVLSDFFHSGIYNRKREFIRTHSPSMDILVSSNLERLLYHLSNNTDTVKNYMTALSNDGFYEVTAEIIAKAKDFYADFASEIDVLQEIKRVFDETGYLLDPHTAVASIVAEKHNDHLPMIIAATASLYKFPKTVLTALDVDLKSSTLESALLHLAKLNKQTLPLSVEKALYDDFLHHTSIPISKMKQAVLEKLNL
- a CDS encoding L-cystine transporter, which translates into the protein MEIFVILGLLFIFTIFLFIIYRMSTKHIKFTTRVFTALIIGVVFGSVIQLVWGSDSSITRTFIDWANIVGSGYVRFLQMLIMPLIFVSIVGAFTKIEETGKLGKISVAVLATLLGTTAIAAFVGWASVLLFNLDGAQFTEGVAESAQILALADRQSQVEGLTIPGQILSFIPTNIFEDFAGLRSTSTIATVIVSSFTGVAYMGIKRKEPEYAASFKHGLDTLHAIVMRIVTLVLRLTPYGILALSIRMMATSSFQAIVNLGVFVLASYSALIVVLLVHSAILLTQKVNPLTFFKKSFPALSFAFSSRSSAGTLPLNIKTQTEALGVDSASANFSASFGVSIGQNGCAGVYPAMLATIIAPSVGIDVTSIGFLLSLVLVVTISSFGVAGVGGGATFAALIVLSTLNLPVAIVGLVISVEPIIDMMRTMVNVNGSMLAGVVSSNVINEFDGQVFTDTEATVEREAL
- a CDS encoding hydroxymethylglutaryl-CoA reductase, degradative, which translates into the protein MFMSEKNTGYLAQFYKKSQTERIQALIQAGFLEKEKQDAFDDQLAISLDIANGMIENQIATYQLPFGIATNFLIDGKDYVIPMAIEEPSVIAAASSAAKLVAQYGGFQTAVTDRLMIGQVILTDVPHLSEAIAILHDNEIEIIQAANQAHPSIVKRGGGADGIRIREIAEDLTVGSPSFLIIHLHVETLEAMGANIINTMMEAIIPMLENLTNGNALMGILSNYATECLATATCRLPVSALAKDNWSGVEVRDRLILAAQVATVDPYRAVTHNKGIMNGIDAIVLASGNDWRAIEAGAHAYASRSGQYRSLSSWRKADNGDLIGELTLPLSIGTVGGSISFHPGAQMAHHLLGNPDAETLEAIIASVGLAQNFSALRALVTEGIQQGHMGLHARSLAISAGASREEIDQVATQLKTVKNMNLATAKEILKNIQKK
- a CDS encoding NADPH-dependent FMN reductase, with translation MTKYGVIVGSIRKNSFSQTLANGLVAGLPKDAEVTFIEIANLPLYNQDYDADSPAEYTRFREQVAAQDAIIFATPEHNRSVPAALKNALDVASRPWGENIWAGKPALVASQSLSGISGALANHILRQSLTFLDMPTMQQPEVYIANSSELLGETGEVANASTAEFLKSVTQEFVTFTNKFVK
- a CDS encoding hydroxymethylglutaryl-CoA synthase: MNKVGIGKIGFYTPPFYLDMTDLAHARGDEPAKYTIGIGQDQMAVTPISQDIVSMAVNAGLQIINDEDRSKIDLVIVGTESAFDASKSSAVYVHELLNIQPHARSFEIKHACYAATAGLQMAKDYVTLHPDRKALVIGTDVARYGLATGGEVTQGAGAMALLVSADPTILILEKDSAYTTKDIMDFWRPVYSEYAMVDGKYSNEQYLSFFNTVWNLYKEKTNRSIADIKAFSFHLPYTKMGKKALQEVLPEADDAKQKALSAIFEESLAFNRLVGNIYTGSLYLNLLSLLENGKGLKAGDRIGLFSYGSGAVGEFFTGLIAEDFKKGLASDKYTELLAKRQQVTVAEYEAMFTQNLPEDGSALTIDTANDSSACRLVEVKDHKRSYIVK